The genomic region TCTTAATCAATATCTTAGACGCTTCTTCGATGGTTATGCTGATTGGAGCGACGATTGGCGGTTTACTCAATATTTCCCCAACGAGTTTCACATCTGACTTCATTGGTTTTGCAGAACCTTTTCCAAGAACATCAACCCTCTCAGTTAAGAGGAATTCTCCCTTCAAAATCCAATCCTTCAACTCCTTAGCAATCTCTCTGGACACTTTGTAACTTGAGACAGATGATGTTTTTATTGTTTTTTCAACTTTCTTACCTTCAATTTCAACTTCGATGGTAACTTCTCCTTTCCTCAAATCCTCATAGTTTGTTCTTGCTACAACAGGTCTATCTCTCCTTGGAACTCCGTAGTCTATGATAGGCACTTCGATATTTCTATCTCTTATAGCACAACACTTCGCAATCTCCGCATTTAGTACTGGAATCGGGACTCCAATGCCAACGAACAAACTACTTCCATATTTTGGTATTGTTGCAGCCCTTAAATACTTTTTATTCATCTGTTTTAAGTCTCCTTTAACCATTAACGTTCCAAATGCGTTATCTGGGTTGTGTTGTGTTCCTTCTCCAATTATATAGCCAACTCCTCCACCTAAGAAGATCCTTGTTCCAATACCTATGGTGTTGTAGGTTTTGGTTTCTCTGTTGTAGTCGTTTTGTAGTGGGTTTAACTGTCCTGCTCCAGAGTAGTTTATGTTTCCAAACTCTGGAAGGAGCGTCCCCATGTAGGTGTATATCTTCTCATCCCTACTGTTTGTTGCAGCGTTGTATGTTTGATAGGAATTCCTCGGGTTTAGTAAAATCGCCTGATTTATGTCTTCTAAGGTTATCGTTGTCCTAACCTTTTTTCTTGGGTAGCAGTCTGTTGTATAACCCTCTGCAACGAGTTCAACCTCTTTTCCAGCGA from Methanotorris formicicus Mc-S-70 harbors:
- a CDS encoding homocysteine biosynthesis protein; its protein translation is MKTIREINEKIKNGDAVVVTAEEMIKIVEDIGPEKASAEVDVVTTGTFGAMCSSGAILNFGHSDPPIKMLKIYLNGVECYGGLAAVDTYMGATQPNSDPDIDIDYGGAHVIEDLVAGKEVELVAEGYTTDCYPRKKVRTTITLEDINQAILLNPRNSYQTYNAATNSRDEKIYTYMGTLLPEFGNINYSGAGQLNPLQNDYNRETKTYNTIGIGTRIFLGGGVGYIIGEGTQHNPDNAFGTLMVKGDLKQMNKKYLRAATIPKYGSSLFVGIGVPIPVLNAEIAKCCAIRDRNIEVPIIDYGVPRRDRPVVARTNYEDLRKGEVTIEVEIEGKKVEKTIKTSSVSSYKVSREIAKELKDWILKGEFLLTERVDVLGKGSAKPMKSDVKLVGEILSKPPIVAPISITIEEASKILIKNNINHLPIVDEFGRLVGIITSWDIAKAIAQNKTSIEEIMTRNVVTTTVNEPVDVVARKMDKYNISGVPVVDKNNKVVGMVTSEDLSKLVGYTIKW